Proteins found in one Longimicrobium sp. genomic segment:
- a CDS encoding FtsX-like permease family protein — translation MPTFSRILRSLRPGFAASVVFTLAVGVGAGLALLGFADAGVAYTPARVLPAWDRLAAGHGWTEGLVTVEEIRHAGVESLLRVLWGTTALVVASACIIAAARVLARGASRRPAVAMRVVLGAGARRIFRFAMADAGAAVLAGGALGVALGFGLTRVVRATWPWGVEGWGGGGGRAVLIAVALPVGVALLCALAPVAIAFRRELASGLSTGDRATAGRYEGWVRRVLTVAQFSASMALLVGAGTLLRGSLDGGPASTPGFDPRDTLTLNVTLPARADAGMRAAYLRDTLDRVRAIPGVRAASLMSGDGWTGTGPRDVVTSYCRPACTDMLRLPVLLKSVHQFAASPGYFGAMGIPVIEGREPAPGEDRVAVVNLLAAGTLFPGVEPVGQHILPRREDDMLSVGSSTPKYRVVGIVSDVRPLGPGVGEKVQPVVYVSAFQHPPREVGIAVRATGDPMRLAGTVERAVMAAAPGALIRDVMTMEERLARFAAPVRWTAGVLGALAVVGVVLACAGLFGVVKEGVARRTREIGVRMALGARQEQVVRHVVADAMRLARTSLILGSLAAFATARTLQVFFHGMRPWDPALYAGVAALLTAVALIASWIPARRAASVDPMVAIRAS, via the coding sequence ATGCCCACCTTCTCGCGCATCCTTCGTTCGCTCCGACCCGGCTTCGCGGCGTCGGTCGTGTTCACGCTGGCCGTCGGTGTGGGGGCCGGGCTGGCGCTGCTGGGCTTCGCGGATGCGGGGGTCGCGTACACCCCCGCGCGCGTGCTCCCCGCATGGGACCGTCTCGCCGCCGGCCACGGTTGGACGGAGGGGCTGGTCACGGTGGAGGAGATCCGCCACGCCGGCGTAGAGTCGCTCCTCCGCGTGCTGTGGGGCACGACCGCGCTGGTGGTGGCGAGCGCGTGCATCATCGCTGCGGCGCGCGTGCTGGCCCGGGGCGCATCGCGGCGGCCGGCGGTCGCCATGCGCGTGGTGCTGGGCGCGGGCGCGCGTCGCATCTTCCGCTTCGCCATGGCGGATGCGGGCGCGGCGGTGCTCGCGGGCGGCGCGCTGGGGGTGGCGCTGGGCTTCGGTCTGACACGGGTGGTTCGCGCCACGTGGCCGTGGGGGGTCGAGGGGTGGGGCGGCGGCGGTGGGCGCGCGGTCCTCATCGCCGTCGCGCTGCCGGTGGGGGTGGCACTGCTGTGCGCGCTGGCGCCCGTCGCGATCGCGTTCCGGCGCGAGCTGGCGTCGGGGCTTTCCACGGGCGACCGTGCGACGGCGGGACGCTACGAGGGGTGGGTGCGGCGCGTGCTGACGGTGGCGCAGTTCTCCGCGTCGATGGCGCTGCTGGTGGGTGCAGGCACGCTGCTGCGCGGCTCGCTGGACGGCGGGCCAGCCTCCACCCCCGGCTTCGACCCGCGCGACACGCTCACCCTGAACGTCACCCTCCCCGCGCGCGCGGACGCGGGAATGCGCGCCGCGTACCTGCGCGACACGCTGGACCGCGTGCGGGCGATCCCCGGAGTGCGCGCCGCCAGCCTGATGAGCGGCGACGGCTGGACGGGGACGGGCCCGCGCGACGTCGTCACCTCGTACTGCCGCCCCGCCTGCACCGACATGCTTCGCCTTCCGGTGCTCCTCAAGAGCGTGCACCAGTTCGCGGCGAGCCCCGGCTACTTCGGGGCGATGGGGATTCCCGTGATCGAGGGCCGCGAGCCCGCGCCGGGCGAGGACCGGGTGGCGGTGGTCAACCTGCTGGCGGCGGGCACCCTCTTCCCCGGCGTGGAGCCGGTGGGGCAGCACATCCTCCCCCGGCGCGAGGACGACATGCTGAGCGTGGGGAGCTCGACCCCCAAGTACCGCGTGGTCGGCATCGTCAGCGACGTGCGGCCGCTGGGGCCTGGCGTCGGCGAAAAGGTGCAGCCGGTCGTGTACGTCTCCGCCTTCCAGCACCCGCCGCGCGAGGTAGGCATCGCCGTGCGTGCTACGGGCGATCCGATGCGGCTGGCCGGCACCGTCGAGCGCGCGGTGATGGCGGCGGCTCCCGGCGCGCTCATCCGCGACGTGATGACGATGGAGGAGCGGCTCGCGCGCTTCGCCGCGCCGGTGCGCTGGACGGCGGGGGTGCTGGGTGCGCTGGCGGTGGTGGGGGTGGTGCTGGCGTGCGCGGGGCTCTTTGGCGTGGTGAAGGAGGGGGTGGCGCGCCGCACCCGCGAGATCGGGGTGCGGATGGCGCTCGGCGCTCGGCAGGAGCAGGTCGTCCGCCACGTCGTAGCCGACGCGATGCGGCTCGCGCGCACCTCGCTGATCCTGGGCTCCCTCGCCGCCTTTGCGACGGCGCGGACGCTCCAGGTCTTCTTCCACGGCATGCGCCCCTGGGACCCGGCGCTCTACGCGGGTGTGGCCGCGCTCCTCACCGCCGTCGCGCTCATCGCGAGCTGGATCCCCGCGCGCCGCGCCGCGTCCGTGGACCCGATGGTGGCGATCCGGGCGAGCTGA
- a CDS encoding TonB-dependent receptor, whose translation MKPISGLTLALLLACGTSAAFAQQTPTQQQRPAGQPGAPGGRPMIPQEGGAQLRGTILDAATGRPVPSATVGVWSRADSTLAAGAVTRPDGTFRVEGLRPGRYFLRVSHIGHTTTKSGEIAIAPGATTAEAPAVRLAASAVQLEGITATGERSAVQMSADRNTYSTKDMPTAAGGNSTDVLRNVPAVEVDQDGRVSLRGNQNVAVQINGRAAPMRGDQLGQFLQQLPANMIDRVEVVPNPSAKYDPEGMAGIVNIVLKGNAELGLSGGVNLAAGTSDRFNGSGNLGYQRGRVTLFGSLGYFGDGRTTSGFNNRTNITGAGSPINFMDQLSNGAGRMRSQTVNTNTEVKLGKTSSLASTLMVSGRDFRNDTRNTFTRFDAQRNPLAVSDDRQRMTSDDASFDGTLSYRNVIKPRQNELNVEARYNRSAFEQSNGFTQQPMDVNGAPIGNQPFRTQNLTDYVNSEMYLMADLTRLVAGVRVETGYKGQLRQVDNDLTTQRFSYADNAWVNSGGSNVFAIDERVHAGYGVFTRQTGKFELQGGLRLERTDRSTNRSDDDLEPFNDFFPSALVAYNVNAARQVKASYSRRIQRPQTHMLNSFLFYEDPLNRFRGNPYLRPEYTDAFELGFQQSGKLGSLQLTPFYRHTEGAIRRVRTTQGDTITSTVANIATADSYGADANASLRAGRLTGFVGGNVFHQDSDGGTAAGAISSSGLGWSTRANANLRINPRLDASGFVMYRGAMNTEYGRIGAFAMTNFSLRHKLLKDKASVTLRVQDPFNMMRMRSSAEILDASLNDPNGIEGYRVETERRFGARGVFLAFNYTFGQTPRLRTPTPQEPQSDSSQPMGAP comes from the coding sequence ATGAAGCCGATCAGCGGACTCACCCTCGCGCTGCTCCTGGCGTGCGGCACATCAGCCGCATTCGCCCAGCAGACGCCCACGCAGCAGCAGCGGCCCGCGGGCCAGCCGGGCGCTCCCGGCGGGCGCCCGATGATCCCCCAGGAAGGCGGCGCGCAGCTCCGCGGCACCATCCTGGACGCGGCCACCGGGCGCCCCGTTCCCTCCGCCACGGTCGGCGTGTGGAGCCGGGCGGACTCGACGCTCGCCGCCGGCGCGGTGACGCGCCCGGACGGCACCTTCCGCGTGGAGGGGCTGCGTCCCGGGCGCTACTTCCTGCGCGTCTCGCACATCGGCCACACCACCACGAAGTCGGGCGAGATCGCCATCGCGCCCGGCGCCACCACGGCCGAGGCGCCGGCGGTGCGGCTGGCGGCGAGCGCGGTGCAGCTGGAGGGGATCACCGCCACCGGCGAGCGCAGCGCGGTGCAGATGTCCGCCGACCGCAACACGTACTCCACCAAGGACATGCCCACGGCGGCCGGTGGCAACTCCACCGACGTGCTGCGCAACGTGCCCGCGGTGGAGGTGGACCAGGACGGCCGCGTGAGCCTGCGCGGCAACCAGAACGTGGCGGTGCAGATCAACGGCCGCGCCGCCCCCATGCGCGGCGACCAGCTGGGGCAGTTCCTCCAGCAGCTCCCGGCCAACATGATCGACCGGGTGGAGGTCGTCCCCAACCCCTCGGCCAAGTACGATCCCGAGGGGATGGCGGGGATCGTCAACATCGTCCTCAAGGGGAACGCGGAGCTGGGGCTTTCCGGGGGCGTGAACCTGGCCGCGGGCACCAGCGACCGCTTCAACGGCTCCGGCAACCTGGGCTACCAGCGCGGGCGGGTGACGCTCTTTGGCAGCCTCGGCTACTTCGGCGACGGGCGCACCACGAGCGGCTTCAACAACCGCACGAACATCACCGGCGCGGGCTCGCCGATCAACTTCATGGACCAGCTCTCCAACGGCGCCGGGCGGATGCGGTCGCAGACCGTGAACACCAACACCGAGGTGAAGCTGGGGAAGACCAGCTCGCTGGCCTCCACGCTGATGGTGAGCGGGCGCGACTTCCGCAACGACACGCGCAACACCTTTACCCGCTTCGACGCGCAGCGCAACCCGCTCGCCGTCTCGGACGACCGGCAGCGCATGACCTCGGACGACGCCTCGTTCGATGGGACGCTGTCGTACCGCAACGTCATCAAGCCGCGCCAGAACGAGCTCAACGTGGAGGCGCGCTACAACCGCTCCGCATTCGAGCAGAGCAACGGCTTCACGCAGCAGCCGATGGACGTGAACGGCGCGCCGATCGGCAACCAGCCGTTCAGGACGCAGAACCTGACCGACTACGTTAACAGCGAGATGTACCTGATGGCGGACCTCACCCGCCTGGTGGCCGGGGTGCGGGTGGAGACGGGGTACAAGGGGCAGCTTCGCCAGGTGGACAACGACCTGACCACGCAGCGCTTCTCGTACGCGGACAACGCCTGGGTCAACAGCGGCGGCAGCAACGTCTTCGCCATCGACGAGCGGGTGCACGCGGGGTACGGCGTCTTCACGCGCCAGACGGGGAAGTTCGAGCTGCAGGGAGGGCTGCGCCTGGAGCGCACCGACCGCTCCACCAACCGCTCTGACGACGACCTGGAGCCGTTCAACGACTTCTTCCCGAGCGCGCTCGTCGCCTACAACGTCAACGCCGCGCGCCAGGTGAAGGCGAGCTACTCCAGGCGCATCCAGCGCCCGCAGACGCATATGCTCAACTCCTTCCTCTTCTACGAGGACCCGCTCAACCGCTTCCGCGGCAACCCGTACCTGCGGCCGGAGTACACGGACGCGTTCGAGCTGGGCTTCCAGCAGAGCGGCAAGCTGGGCTCGCTGCAGCTTACTCCGTTTTACCGGCACACGGAGGGGGCCATCCGCCGCGTCCGCACCACGCAGGGCGACACCATCACCTCCACCGTGGCAAACATCGCCACGGCGGACTCGTACGGCGCGGACGCCAACGCGTCGCTGCGCGCGGGGCGGCTCACGGGCTTCGTGGGCGGAAACGTCTTCCACCAGGACTCGGATGGCGGCACCGCGGCGGGCGCCATCTCCAGCTCCGGCCTGGGCTGGTCGACGCGCGCCAACGCCAACCTGCGCATCAATCCGAGGCTCGACGCCTCGGGCTTCGTGATGTACCGCGGAGCGATGAACACCGAGTACGGCCGCATCGGCGCCTTTGCGATGACGAACTTCTCGCTGCGCCACAAGCTCCTCAAGGACAAGGCGAGCGTGACGCTGCGCGTGCAGGACCCGTTCAACATGATGCGCATGCGCTCCTCCGCCGAGATCCTGGACGCCAGCCTCAACGATCCGAACGGGATCGAGGGCTACCGGGTAGAGACGGAGCGGAGGTTCGGAGCGCGCGGGGTGTTCCTGGCCTTCAACTACACCTTTGGCCAGACCCCCCGCCTGCGCACCCCGACCCCGCAGGAGCCCCAGTCCGACTCCAGCCAGCCGATGGGCGCCCCCTGA
- a CDS encoding GTP-binding protein yields the protein MGKAKFERNKPHVNVGTIGHVDHGKTTLTAAITRIQAAQGLADFVSFDNIDKA from the coding sequence ATGGGAAAGGCTAAGTTCGAGCGCAACAAGCCGCACGTGAACGTCGGCACGATCGGGCACGTGGACCACGGCAAGACGACGCTCACGGCGGCGATCACGCGCATCCAGGCGGCGCAGGGGCTGGCGGACTTCGTCAGCTTCGACAACATCGACAAGGCC